The following are from one region of the Platichthys flesus chromosome 2, fPlaFle2.1, whole genome shotgun sequence genome:
- the mitfa gene encoding melanocyte inducing transcription factor a isoform X1, with protein sequence MPPGPGSSAPNSPMALLTLSSNCEKEVRLQMDDVIDDIISLESSYNEDVLGLMDPGLQINNQLPVSGNLLDIYGNQGLPLSGLAISNSCQPSIKREYSAPGMKQVLDKSGSCSQYENYQRQEGFPVEAEVRAMAKERQKKDNHNLIERRRRFNINDRIKELGTLIPKSNDPDMRWNKGTILKASVDYIRKLQREQQRAKDLECRQRKVEHANRHLMLRIQELEIQARAHGLTVVSSPSVCTSELLARAIKQEPVLGDCPSDLYHHSSDPDMSPPTTLDLNNGTITFDQIPSDGGDPGPYGNSRTCKMKGLVRDSLSLISSNDPLMSSMSPDGSDNASSHHSSSSSMEEKEHSC encoded by the exons ATGCCGCCTGGACCTGGCAGCAGCGCCCCCAACAGTCCCATGGCCCTGCTCACCCTCAGCTCCAACTGTGAAAAAGAAGTACGTC tacagaTGGATGATGTCATCGATGATATTATTAGCTTGGAGTCAAGTTACAATGAAGACGTTCTTGGACTGATGGACCCAGGACTCCAAATCAACAACCAG CTCCCTGTGTCTGGCAACCTTCTTGATATTTATGGTAATCAAGGACTTCCACTCTCGGGCCTCGCCATCAGCAACTCCTGTCAACCCAGCATTAAAAGGGAATACTCAG CTCCTGGCATGAAGCAAGTACTGGACAAGTCTGGATCCTGTAGCCAGTATGAAAACTACCAAAGGCAAGAGGGCTTTCCAGTAG AGGCTGAGGTTCGTGCTATGGCTAAAGagagacaaaagaaagacaacCACAATTTAA TTGAACGCAGACGGAGATTCAACATCAACGATCGCATTAAAGAGCTTGGAACTTTAATCCCCAAGTCAAATGACCC AGACATGCGCTGGAATAAGGGCACCATTCTGAAAGCCTCGGTGGACTACATCAGGAAGCTGCAGCGGGAGCAGCAGAGAGCCAAGGACCTGGAGTGCAGACAGAGGAAGGTGGAGCACGCAAACCGTCACCTGATGCTGCGTATACAG GAGTTGGAGATCCAGGCCCGCGCTCATGGTCTTACAGTGGTTTCATCCCCATCTGTCTGCACGTCAGAGTTATTGGCCCGAGCCATTAAACAGGAGCCTGTCCTTGGCGACTGCCCCTCAGACCTCTACCACCACAGCTCGGACCCCGACATGTCCCCTCCAACCACACTGGACCTGAACAATGGCACCATCACCTTTGACCAGATCCCTTCAGACGGTGGGGACCCCGGCCCCTATGGAAACTCCAGGACCTGTAAAATGAAGGGGTTGGTGAGGGACAGCCTGTCGTTGATTTCCTCGAATGATCCCCTGATGTCCTCTATGTCCCCAGACGGCTCCGACAACGCCAGCAGCCACCACAGTTCCAGCTCCAgtatggaggagaaggagcacaGCTGCTAG